In Nicotiana tabacum cultivar K326 chromosome 17, ASM71507v2, whole genome shotgun sequence, one DNA window encodes the following:
- the LOC107781786 gene encoding LOW QUALITY PROTEIN: calmodulin-binding receptor kinase CaMRLK (The sequence of the model RefSeq protein was modified relative to this genomic sequence to represent the inferred CDS: inserted 1 base in 1 codon), translated as MKIFFTFIIFLSLFTFSSKSESTCKNNTDLSLVSKAFSFVYGFNITWFSSNCSSTTPITVIKLSSRNLTGTVSWKYLRNLSHLHTVDLSNNSLKGSVHPLFWSISSLVEVNLSKNKLGGTIAVTSSSPIQRLDLSFNRFTNLGSTFYDFPNLTSLDLSHNDLKILPFWFNNLTKLENLSISSCNIYGNPKPISHIKSLKHLDVSFNHMNGTFPDDFPPISSLKFLNISFNNFTGLIPQDQFAKFGNSSFIHAGHLQSKNLKLPNPKNSSELHIKHHNFTTPPHKVLPIKQKPTKPMDKNTKRKKPKSRKRVLITGISAASAFLILAIGSVILCLYKRRKTVARKNKWLISKPIQIPFRMDKSGPFSFETESGNSWVADIKEPSSAPVVMFEKPLMNFTFKDLIAATSHFGKESLLAEGRCGPVYRAVLPGDLHVAIKVLEHARELGHDDAIALFEELSKLKHPNLLPISGFCIAGKEKLVLYEFMANGDLHRWLHELPTAAINVEDWTTDTWEQQNGSYLTSPEKMEWHTRHRIAVGIARGLAYLHHAQSKPVVHGHLILSNILLADDFEPRIADFGLSHDRVSGSTEKDVYDFGVVLVELLTGKTGSDDTIKLVRRLVKDGHGADALDSRLRLGGDSVSGMVECLRVGYLCTAESPNKRPRMQQVLGLLKDIXPHQFGTHFELTQYNSVTAKILISEQLFSPQRVVGTTRKYWLAASNYCTTMCLIDL; from the exons atgaaaatctTCTTCACTTTTATCATCTTCCTTTCTCTTTTCACATTCTCATCAAAATCAGAGTCCACTTGCAAAAACAACACAGATTTATCTCTAGTTTCCAAGGCTTTCAGCTTTGTTTATGGCTTCAACATCACTTGGTTCAGCTCAAACTGTTCCTCTACCACTCCAATAACTGTGATAAAGTTATCTTCAAGAAATCTAACTGGCACAGTCTCATGGAAGTACTTAAGAAACTTGTCACATCTTCATACTGTAGATCTCTCGAACAATTCCTTAAAAGGTTCTGTTCATCCTCTGTTTTGGTCAATCTCATCTTTGGTTGAAGTCAACTTATCCAAGAATAAGCTAGGGGGAACAATTGCTGTTACAAGTTCATCTCCTATTCAAAGACTTGATCTTTCTTTCAACAGGTTCACCAACTTAGGCTCTACtttttatgattttcccaatctCACTTCTCTTGACCTTTCACATAATGATCTCAAGATTTTGCCTTTTTGGTTCAACAACCTAACCAAGCTTGAAAATTTGAGCATTTCTAGTTGTAACATTTATGGCAATCCAAAACCCATTTCACATATCAAGTCACTAAAGCATTTAGATGTTTCTTTCAACCACATGAATGGTACATTTCCCGATGATTTCCCTCCTATTTCCAGTCTTAAATTCTTGAATATCTCATTCAACAACTTCACTGGCCTAATACCTCAAGACCAGTTTGCAAAATTTGGGAACTCTTCTTTTATTCATGCTGGACATTTGCAAAGCAAGAATCTAAAATTACCAAATCCCAAGAATTCCTCAGAACTTCACATCAAACATCATAACTTCACAACCCCACCACACAAAGTGTTGCCTATCAAACAGAAACCTACTAAACCAATGGACAAAAACACCAAGAGAAAAAAACCCAAATCAAGAAAGAGAGTTTTAATCACAGGCATTTCAGCTGCTTCTGCATTTCTAATCTTGGCCATAGGGTCAGTCATTTTATGTCTATACAAGAGGAGAAAAACAGTGGCTAGGAAAAACAAATGGCTAATCTCTAAGCCAATTCAAATACCATTCAGAATGGACAAGTCAGGGCCATTTTCATTTGAGACAGAGTCAGGAAATTCATGGGTTGCTGACATAAAAGAACCAAGTTCAGCACCAGTTGTGATGTTTGAGAAGCCATTGATGAACTTTACATTCAAGGATCTCATAGCAGCTACATCTCACTTTGGGAAAGAGTCATTGTTAGCTGAAGGGAGGTGTGGGCCCGTTTACAGAGCCGTACTTCCAGGTGACCTCCACGTGGCAATTAAGGTCCTAGAGCATGCTAGGGAACTAGGTCATGATGATGCTATTGCTTTGTTTGAAGAACTGTCAAAGCTTAAGCACCCTAATCTGTTGCCTATTTCTGGTTTCTGCATTGCAG GGAAAGAGAAGCTAGTGTTGTACGAGTTCATGGCTAATGGTGACCTCCACCGATGGCTACACGAGCTTCCAACTGCTGCCATCAACGTGGAGGATTGGACTACTGACACGTGGGAGCAGCAAAATGGGTCCTATCTGACATCTCCGGAGAAAATGGAATGGCACACGCGCCACCGCATTGCAGTGGGCATAGCGCGTGGACTCGCCTACCTCCACCACGCTCAGTCAAAGCCGGTGGTTCATGGCCATTTGATACTGTCTAATATCTTATTGGCCGATGACTTTGAACCTCGAATAGCCGACTTTGGACTGAGTCACGACCGAGTCAGTGGATCCACTGAGAAGGATGTGTACGATTTTGGAGTCGTATTAGTGGAGTTACTAACTGGAAAAACTGGTTCGGATGACACGATCAAGTTGGTGAGAAGGCTAGTGAAGGATGGACATGGAGCCGATGCGCTTGACTCGAGATTAAGACTCGGTGGTGACTCAGTGAGTGGGATGGTGGAGTGCCTCCGAGTTGGATATTTGTGTACGGCGGAGAGCCCAAACAAGCGACCGAGAATGCAGCAAGTTTTGGGTTTGCTAAAAGACA CACCCCACCAATTCGGAACTCATTTTGAGTTGACTCAGTACAACTCGGTAACTGCTAAAATTCTAATCTCTGAACAACTATTCTCACCGCAGCGCGTAGTTGGCACGACGAGGAAATACTGGCTGGCAGCATCGAATTATTGTACCACCATGTGTTTGATTGACCTCTGA
- the LOC107768093 gene encoding uncharacterized protein LOC107768093 — MSQKKESEGIALLSIYGDDEDDEMEDMEERQEEEEEEARQEEYKPESENMDSELLQDDNNNRIVGSDSGRSSTPSPLIQQLQQQQQYVETLTVSSLGVIGSTITTPFMSVASPNNPQPMDLNVNVSRRGRLTIVDYGHDEVNMSPEPEEGEIMASGRVMYGEELQTVSVESIEKASPALQVRTPSTQTPPQSAEPSDQIDDAMDFPVNEGHGVAEESDMVPAEEQKDVDFLEKFLPPPPKEKCSDELQEKIIKFLALKKTTGRSFNAEVRNRKEYRNPDFLLHAVTYQDIDQIGSCFSKDVFDPRGYDKSDFYDEIEVDMKREMERREQERKRSPKVDFISGGTQPAAMVPPPKINLPIPDVVTRDGRQNKKSKWDKVDVDRRDPVSTVGAHAALLSAANAGTGYTAYAQQRRKEAEEKRPSDKKLDRRS; from the exons ATGTCACAGAAGAAAGAATCAGAGGGTATCGCTTTGCTGTCGATCTACGGCGATGACGAAGATGACGAAATGGAAGATATGGAAGAAcgccaagaagaagaagaagaagaagcaaggCAAGAAGAATACAAACCTGAATCCGAAAACATGGACTCCGAGCTCCTCCAAGATGACAACAATAACAGAATTGTTGGTTCTGATTCGGGTCGGAGTTCGACTCCATCACCACTGATTCAACAACTTCAGCAGCAACAGCAATATGTTGAAACTTTGACGGTTTCGAGCTTAGGGGTAATTGGGTCTACCATTACGACGCCGTTTATGTCAGTCGCTTCTCCAAATAATCCTCAGCCGATGGATTTGAATGTGAATGTGAGTAGACGAGGAAGGCTTACAATTGTTGACTATGGTCATGATGAAGTTAATATGTCTCCCGAACCTGAG GAAGGAGAAATAATGGCCAGTGGGAGAGTCATGTATGGAGAGGAACTTCAAACTGTTAGTG TTGAATCTATAGAAAAAGCTTCACCAGCTCTTCAGGTTAGGACACCGAGCACTCAAACCCCTCCTCAGTCAGCTGAACCATCTGATCAGATCGATGATGCTATGGACTTTCCTGTTAATGAAGGACATGGAGTGGCTGAAGAATCTGATATGGTTCCCGCAGAAGAACAAAAAGATGTAGATtttttggagaaatttcttcCTCCTCCACCAAAGGAAAAGTGCTCAGATGAATTGCAA GAAAAGATCATTAAATTCCTTGCTTTAAAGAAGACTACTGGCAGAAGCTTTAATGCAGAAGTGCGCAACAGAAAGGAGTACCGGAATCCAGACTTCTTGCTGCATGCAGTGACTTATCAAGATATTGACCAGATAGGATCTTGCTTCAGTAAAGACGTATTTGATCCGCGTGGATATGACAAAAGTGACTTCTATGATGAAATAG AAGTTGACATGAAGCGTGAAATGGAGAGAAGGGAGCAAGAGAGGAAGAGGAGTCCAAAAGTTGACTTCATATCTGGAGGAACACAACCTGCAGCTATGGTTCCTCCACCAAAAATCAATTTGCCAATTCCAG ATGTTGTAACTCGGGATGGTAGACAGAACAAAAAGTCGAAGTGGGACAAG GTGGATGTTGATCGGAGAGATCCTGTTTCTACTGTCGGTGCACATGCAGCACTTTTATCAGCTGCTAATGCTGGTACTGGCTACACTGCTTATGC GCAACAAAGACGCAAAGAGGCAGAAGAGAAGCGACCTAGTGACAAGAAGTTAGATAGAAGATCTTGA